In a genomic window of Candidatus Thiothrix sulfatifontis:
- a CDS encoding Uma2 family endonuclease: MAALAEKFDYCSVEDYLAGEKTSEVRHEYVDGQTYAMAGGSLKHNLIAANISGLLWSHLRGTSCVPLSSDMLLKTLGKRFRYPDVVVVCDDDASDDEQIRESPILIVEVLSKSTRKKDKGEKRLEYLAIPSLQEYVLIEQDFAEIEVQRRSASWQSAYYFLGDEVVLESVNSRLPVEAIYERVKNEDVLAWLEQQITRN, from the coding sequence ATGGCAGCATTGGCAGAAAAATTCGATTACTGTTCCGTAGAAGATTATTTGGCAGGCGAAAAGACCAGCGAAGTCAGGCATGAATACGTGGATGGTCAAACTTACGCGATGGCTGGCGGTAGCCTCAAACACAACCTGATTGCCGCAAATATTTCCGGGCTATTGTGGAGTCATTTACGGGGAACCTCTTGCGTGCCGCTGAGTAGCGACATGCTATTGAAGACGTTGGGTAAACGCTTCCGTTACCCCGATGTGGTTGTGGTGTGTGATGATGATGCCTCCGACGATGAGCAGATCAGGGAAAGCCCGATCCTCATTGTCGAAGTGTTGTCCAAAAGCACCCGCAAAAAAGACAAAGGCGAAAAACGGCTGGAATACCTCGCCATTCCCAGCCTGCAAGAATACGTGTTGATTGAGCAGGATTTTGCGGAAATTGAAGTGCAACGCCGCAGTGCCAGTTGGCAATCTGCGTATTACTTTTTGGGGGATGAGGTGGTATTGGAATCGGTCAATTCCCGCTTACCTGTTGAAGCTATTTATGAGCGGGTTAAGAATGAGGATGTGTTGGCGTGGTTGGAACAGCAAATCACTCGAAATTGA
- the pth gene encoding aminoacyl-tRNA hydrolase → MGTPIRLIAGLGNPGSQYDKTRHNAGFWFVDELARRYSGKFAVEKRFSGEVCKLQVGSATVWLIKPMTFMNRSGLAVKQLASFYQISVEQILVAHDELDIAPGDVRLKQAGGHGGHNGLRDCHAHLSADYWRLRLGVGHPGDRNKVVDYVLSRPSLDDEIVISRAIDKAADQTELILAGEMQKAMNALHTK, encoded by the coding sequence ATGGGAACTCCCATTCGCCTTATTGCAGGCTTGGGCAACCCCGGTAGCCAGTACGACAAAACCCGGCACAATGCCGGGTTTTGGTTTGTTGACGAACTGGCAAGGCGTTACTCCGGCAAGTTTGCTGTTGAGAAGCGTTTTTCCGGCGAAGTCTGTAAACTGCAAGTCGGCAGCGCGACGGTATGGCTGATTAAGCCCATGACTTTCATGAACCGCAGCGGCTTAGCCGTCAAACAGTTAGCCAGTTTCTACCAAATTTCGGTGGAACAAATTTTAGTAGCGCACGACGAGCTGGATATTGCACCCGGTGACGTGCGTTTGAAACAAGCCGGTGGTCACGGCGGACACAATGGTTTGCGTGATTGCCATGCGCATTTGAGCGCGGATTATTGGCGGTTGCGGCTGGGTGTCGGACACCCCGGCGACCGTAATAAAGTGGTCGATTATGTGCTGTCGCGCCCCTCGTTGGATGATGAAATCGTCATTTCACGCGCGATTGATAAAGCCGCCGACCAGACTGAATTGATTTTAGCCGGTGAGATGCAGAAGGCGATGAACGCGCTGCATACGAAGTAA
- a CDS encoding TIGR03862 family flavoprotein, protein MTAVIIIGGGPAGLMAAEQLTDAGYAVDLYDAMPTLGRKFLLAGIGGLNITHAEPFAEFCSRYAERQPQLQPLLAPFGAAELQAWCAELGVETFVGTSGRVFPKEMKAAPLLRAWLARLKRNGLRVHPRHRWVGWNAQGQLVFETPQSTMTVHHTVAILALGGGSWQKLGSDGAWVRMLSARNTPIAPLKPANCGFLCAWSTHLSSRFAGSPLKSITLSFTDLAEQTETRRGEMIVTAHGVEGSLIYAFSARLRDTLTAHGSATFYLDLLPNHSQAQLEAALHKKPANKTLGNFLKSHWKLDSVKAALLFETLDKTHGQTIPLLAATLKAIPITVTATTPLDEAISTAGGVPFEALDENLMLRHLPGVFCAGEMLDWEAPTGGYLLTACFASGRAVGQGVIHWLMLQRT, encoded by the coding sequence TTGACAGCGGTCATTATTATCGGCGGCGGTCCTGCGGGATTGATGGCTGCCGAACAGCTTACTGACGCGGGTTATGCGGTGGATTTGTACGATGCCATGCCGACGCTGGGGCGCAAGTTCTTGCTGGCGGGGATTGGCGGTTTGAACATTACGCACGCCGAACCATTTGCCGAATTTTGCAGCCGTTACGCTGAACGCCAGCCGCAGTTGCAACCGTTATTAGCACCATTTGGCGCGGCGGAGTTGCAGGCGTGGTGTGCGGAATTAGGGGTGGAAACATTTGTTGGTACATCCGGGCGCGTGTTTCCTAAGGAGATGAAAGCCGCACCGCTATTGCGGGCGTGGTTGGCTCGGCTGAAACGCAATGGGTTGCGGGTGCATCCGCGTCATCGTTGGGTGGGGTGGAATGCGCAGGGGCAGCTCGTGTTTGAAACACCGCAAAGTACAATGACCGTTCATCACACCGTCGCCATCCTCGCGCTCGGCGGCGGTAGCTGGCAAAAGCTCGGCAGCGATGGCGCATGGGTCAGAATGTTAAGCGCCCGCAATACCCCCATCGCGCCGTTAAAACCTGCCAATTGCGGTTTTTTATGCGCGTGGAGCACGCACCTCAGCAGCCGCTTTGCGGGTTCACCGCTAAAATCCATCACCCTCAGTTTCACCGATTTGGCGGAGCAAACCGAAACCCGCAGGGGTGAAATGATCGTCACCGCACACGGCGTGGAAGGCAGCTTGATCTACGCCTTTTCTGCTCGCCTGCGTGACACACTTACCGCGCACGGTTCAGCCACTTTTTATCTGGATTTGCTCCCCAACCACAGCCAAGCCCAATTGGAAGCCGCTTTACACAAAAAACCTGCCAACAAAACACTGGGCAACTTCCTGAAAAGCCATTGGAAACTGGATAGTGTTAAAGCGGCACTGTTGTTTGAAACGTTGGATAAAACACACGGACAAACTATCCCGCTGCTGGCTGCAACGTTAAAAGCTATCCCCATCACTGTCACCGCCACTACACCGCTTGATGAAGCGATCAGCACCGCAGGCGGCGTACCGTTTGAAGCCTTGGACGAAAACCTGATGTTGCGGCACTTACCGGGCGTATTTTGCGCGGGGGAAATGCTGGATTGGGAAGCCCCCACTGGCGGTTACTTGCTCACCGCGTGCTTTGCCAGCGGACGCGCCGTCGGGCAAGGCGTGATCCACTGGCTTATGTTGCAGCGCACATAA
- a CDS encoding Uma2 family endonuclease encodes MGAAEKLQEHFTYADYAKWPEDERWELIEGVAYAMAAPSRQHQKIVLKVGNQIDRYLEGKSCEVYPAPFDIRLPNHNEADDNVDTTVQPDLAVICDKNKLDDKGCRGAPNWIIEVLSPSTALKDMDKKRWLYERHGVKEYWIIHPIDRWVMVYTLKDDGQYGLPLMFGMDEPTAVGLFPELLIDWGFMQETTT; translated from the coding sequence ATGGGTGCAGCAGAAAAATTGCAAGAACACTTTACCTATGCCGATTACGCCAAATGGCCGGAAGATGAGCGTTGGGAACTGATTGAGGGTGTCGCGTATGCAATGGCTGCTCCGTCACGGCAACACCAAAAGATTGTCCTGAAAGTAGGCAATCAAATAGACCGTTATCTGGAAGGCAAATCTTGCGAAGTTTATCCCGCACCGTTTGACATACGCCTGCCCAACCACAACGAAGCCGATGATAATGTAGACACCACCGTGCAACCCGATCTTGCGGTGATCTGCGACAAAAACAAGCTGGATGACAAAGGCTGTCGGGGTGCGCCCAACTGGATCATCGAAGTGCTTTCGCCTTCCACCGCGCTCAAGGATATGGACAAAAAACGCTGGTTATACGAGCGACATGGGGTGAAAGAATATTGGATTATCCACCCCATTGACCGCTGGGTGATGGTGTATACGCTGAAAGATGACGGGCAATACGGCTTGCCGCTGATGTTTGGGATGGATGAGCCGACTGCGGTGGGGTTGTTCCCCGAATTGCTGATTGATTGGGGATTTATGCAGGAAACCACTACCTAA
- the aceK gene encoding bifunctional isocitrate dehydrogenase kinase/phosphatase, with translation MPEPSLQINQLARGIATTILQGFNRHFEIFQRITAGARQRFEAADWKAVQLASRERIVLYDWRVKETVSMVQELYEIKTVDLVLWREIKHRYMRLLLNHQQPELAETFYTSVFCRQFPREHYTNDFIFVRSSMSTEYIDAEETSYLCYYPSNIGLRESLTRILQNAGFELPFENLERDIRHIFRAIVKHYRGKSARKAQLNFQLSVIRHPFFRNKAAYLVGRMINGREDIPFALPILNNENGGLYIDTLLLGEKQLSVVFSYSQAYFMIEHQVPSAVVSFLQHLLPRRDTSELYSAIGLHKQGKSAFYRDFLHHLRHSSDEFVVAPGIRGMVMMVFTLPSYPYVFKIIKDKFAPQKEFTRQQVEDKYQLVKRHDRVGRMADMMEYSNVVLPIERFVPELLQELQETCASSLSFDGDNIIFRHIYLERRMIPLNIFIETADDATLERVIDDYGNAIKQLAGANIFPGDFLYKNFGVTQLGRVVFYDYDEITYMTECNFRRIPPPRFPEDEFRSEPWYSVEPNDVFPEEFGTFLLSTPKIRKFFLKYHRDLLDARYWQAKKDKINNGQYEDVFPYPEALRFKR, from the coding sequence ATGCCAGAACCTTCTTTGCAAATCAATCAATTAGCACGTGGGATTGCGACGACTATCCTGCAAGGCTTTAACCGGCACTTTGAAATTTTCCAACGCATTACGGCGGGCGCACGGCAGCGTTTTGAAGCAGCGGACTGGAAAGCGGTGCAACTTGCCTCCCGCGAACGCATTGTATTGTATGACTGGCGCGTCAAAGAAACAGTGTCAATGGTGCAAGAACTCTACGAAATCAAAACCGTGGATTTGGTATTATGGCGTGAAATCAAACATCGCTACATGCGCTTATTACTGAATCACCAGCAGCCTGAATTAGCCGAAACTTTCTATACCTCGGTATTTTGTCGCCAATTTCCCCGCGAACATTACACCAATGACTTTATTTTCGTGCGTAGCTCGATGTCAACCGAATACATTGACGCCGAAGAAACCAGTTACCTGTGTTATTACCCAAGTAACATTGGCTTACGCGAATCCCTCACGCGTATTCTGCAAAATGCGGGATTTGAATTGCCGTTTGAAAATTTAGAACGGGATATACGCCATATTTTCCGCGCCATCGTCAAACATTACCGGGGGAAATCCGCCCGCAAAGCGCAATTAAATTTCCAACTCTCGGTAATTCGTCACCCGTTTTTTCGCAATAAAGCCGCGTATTTAGTGGGGCGCATGATCAATGGGCGCGAAGACATTCCGTTTGCACTGCCGATCCTCAATAATGAAAACGGTGGCTTGTATATCGACACCTTGTTATTGGGGGAAAAACAGCTTTCGGTGGTTTTCAGCTATTCACAAGCCTATTTCATGATTGAACACCAAGTGCCTTCCGCCGTGGTGTCGTTTTTGCAACATTTATTGCCGCGCCGCGATACCTCAGAACTGTATTCGGCGATTGGCTTACATAAACAAGGCAAATCCGCGTTTTACCGCGATTTCTTGCACCATTTGCGGCATTCCAGCGATGAATTCGTGGTCGCACCGGGGATACGTGGCATGGTGATGATGGTATTCACTCTGCCCTCCTACCCTTACGTGTTCAAAATCATCAAAGACAAATTTGCACCGCAAAAAGAATTCACCCGCCAACAAGTCGAAGACAAATACCAATTGGTTAAACGCCACGACCGCGTGGGGCGCATGGCGGATATGATGGAATATTCCAATGTGGTGCTGCCGATCGAACGCTTCGTGCCAGAACTGTTGCAAGAGTTGCAAGAAACCTGTGCCAGCAGCCTCAGTTTTGACGGTGACAATATTATTTTCCGGCATATTTATTTAGAACGGCGCATGATTCCGCTGAATATTTTCATCGAAACCGCTGACGATGCAACCTTGGAACGGGTGATCGACGACTACGGCAATGCCATTAAACAATTGGCTGGCGCAAATATTTTTCCCGGCGATTTCCTCTATAAAAACTTTGGGGTCACGCAATTGGGGCGGGTGGTGTTTTACGATTACGATGAAATCACTTACATGACCGAATGCAATTTCCGCAGAATTCCGCCGCCGCGCTTTCCTGAAGACGAATTCCGCTCGGAGCCGTGGTATTCGGTCGAGCCGAATGACGTATTCCCGGAAGAATTCGGCACGTTTTTATTATCTACGCCCAAAATTCGTAAGTTTTTCCTTAAATACCACCGCGACCTGCTGGATGCACGGTACTGGCAAGCGAAAAAAGACAAGATTAATAACGGGCAATACGAAGATGTGTTCCCCTACCCAGAGGCATTGCGCTTCAAGCGATAG
- a CDS encoding ABC transporter permease, protein MNLQQLWTAYTTILVKEVLRFSRIWLQTIVPPMITTALYFVIFGNLIGSQIGDMDGYSYIDFITPGLIMMTVITNSYANVVSSFYGSKFQGNVAEMLVSPMPNWIILAGFVSGGVARGLAVGLAVTLVSLFFSALSVQHVFITFTIVLLTSALFSLAGIINAVYAKSFDDITIIPTFVLTPLTYLGGVFYSIAMLPPFWQHVSLLNPVLYMVNGFRYGILGASDMSIWISYAVIIGFIGLLGAFSLYLLNKGIGIRS, encoded by the coding sequence ATGAATCTGCAACAGTTATGGACAGCCTACACCACGATTTTGGTCAAGGAAGTGCTGCGTTTTTCGCGAATCTGGCTGCAAACGATTGTGCCGCCAATGATTACCACCGCGCTGTATTTTGTGATTTTCGGCAACCTGATTGGCTCGCAAATTGGCGATATGGACGGTTACAGCTACATTGACTTTATCACGCCGGGCTTGATTATGATGACGGTGATTACCAATTCTTACGCGAATGTGGTGTCATCGTTTTATGGCAGTAAATTTCAAGGCAATGTCGCTGAAATGCTGGTATCGCCGATGCCGAATTGGATTATTTTGGCGGGTTTTGTGAGTGGCGGCGTAGCGCGTGGCTTGGCAGTTGGGCTGGCCGTGACGTTGGTGTCGTTGTTTTTCAGCGCTTTGAGTGTGCAGCATGTTTTTATCACGTTCACGATTGTATTGCTGACATCGGCACTGTTTTCGCTGGCAGGGATCATTAATGCGGTATACGCGAAAAGTTTTGATGACATCACCATTATTCCGACCTTCGTGCTGACACCCCTGACGTATTTGGGTGGCGTGTTTTATTCGATTGCCATGCTGCCCCCGTTTTGGCAACACGTGTCTTTGCTCAACCCCGTGTTGTACATGGTGAATGGCTTTCGCTACGGAATTTTGGGCGCGTCGGATATGTCAATTTGGATAAGTTACGCCGTTATTATTGGCTTTATCGGGTTACTAGGCGCGTTTAGCCTGTACTTATTGAATAAAGGCATTGGGATTCGCAGTTGA
- a CDS encoding multidrug effflux MFS transporter, whose protein sequence is MSTNLPRFGEFVALIAMLTSLTALAIDAMLPALVTIGRELGVQHDNDAQLILTTLFLGLALGQVFFGPLSDATGRKPLMYVGLGIFMLGSLLSMLAQDFSHMLIGRFLQGVGASAPRVLTMALVRDCYSGRAMARVMSFTMSIFILVPMIAPSLGQGILLMAGWRSIFTLFFVLALSVAVWFGWRMPETLPAAKRRAFNFREFWQGLKEVISNRTSMTYTLTTGIVFGAFLGYLSSAQQILQIQYGLGERFPLYFALLALAIGGASLLNAKLVMRYGMHWISKRALLLFTLLSGAFWLVTYNSAGHPALPLLMAYFMLAFLALGMLFGNLNALAMEPLGHIAGIGASVIGSLSTLIAIPLGTFVGQAYDGTILPLISGFLIFGLAATAALFSQRKPA, encoded by the coding sequence ATGTCCACTAACCTCCCCCGTTTCGGCGAATTCGTCGCCCTCATTGCCATGCTCACATCGCTAACCGCGCTGGCGATTGATGCCATGCTGCCCGCACTCGTCACCATCGGGCGCGAATTGGGCGTGCAACACGACAACGACGCGCAATTAATCCTCACCACCTTATTTCTGGGTTTGGCGCTGGGGCAGGTATTTTTCGGCCCTTTATCCGACGCAACCGGGCGCAAACCGCTGATGTACGTGGGCTTGGGCATCTTTATGCTCGGCAGTTTGCTTTCAATGCTCGCGCAAGACTTTTCGCACATGCTGATCGGGCGATTTTTACAGGGGGTGGGCGCATCCGCCCCGCGTGTGTTAACGATGGCACTGGTGCGCGATTGCTATTCAGGGCGGGCGATGGCGCGTGTCATGTCATTCACCATGAGTATTTTTATTCTTGTACCCATGATTGCGCCGTCATTAGGGCAAGGTATTTTACTAATGGCAGGCTGGCGCAGTATTTTCACGCTGTTTTTTGTACTGGCGCTCAGTGTGGCAGTGTGGTTTGGGTGGCGAATGCCGGAAACCCTACCCGCCGCTAAACGCCGCGCTTTCAATTTCCGTGAATTTTGGCAGGGGCTGAAAGAAGTCATCAGCAACCGTACCAGCATGACCTACACCCTCACGACAGGGATTGTGTTTGGCGCATTTCTTGGCTATTTGAGTTCGGCGCAACAAATCCTGCAAATCCAATACGGCTTGGGGGAACGTTTCCCGCTGTATTTTGCACTGCTGGCACTGGCGATTGGCGGCGCATCGTTACTCAATGCCAAGCTGGTGATGCGCTACGGAATGCACTGGATTTCAAAGCGGGCATTGCTGCTGTTCACGCTACTATCGGGTGCATTTTGGCTCGTCACTTACAACAGCGCCGGACACCCCGCACTGCCACTGTTGATGGCGTACTTCATGCTGGCATTTTTGGCATTAGGGATGTTATTCGGCAATCTGAATGCGCTGGCGATGGAACCATTGGGGCATATTGCCGGAATTGGCGCATCGGTCATCGGCTCGCTCTCGACCCTGATTGCGATTCCGCTAGGAACGTTTGTTGGGCAAGCCTACGATGGCACAATATTACCCCTGATCAGCGGCTTCTTGATTTTTGGCTTAGCTGCCACCGCCGCCCTATTTTCACAGCGAAAACCCGCATGA
- the ychF gene encoding redox-regulated ATPase YchF, producing MGFKCGIVGLPNVGKSTLFNALTKAGIQAANYPFCTIEPNVGIVPMPDPRLDALAEIVKPIRILPTTMEFVDIAGLVAGASQGEGLGNKFLAHIRETDAIAQVVRCFNNDDIIHVAGKIDPASDIDTINTELALADLDTAEKAVNRLTRSAKSGSKDLLAQKVLAERLFAHLSEGHSARSLDMTAEERALAIREFHLITIKPLMFIANVSEEGFENNPYLDQVRAIAVRENAVVVPVCAEMESELSQLDDAERDEFLAGMGLDEPGLNRVIRAGYDLLGLQTYFTAGVKEVRAWTIPKNATAPQAAGVIHTDFERGFIRAQTIAYEDFIAYKGEQGAKEAGKMRAEGKEYIVKDGDVLNFLFNV from the coding sequence ATGGGATTCAAGTGCGGCATTGTTGGTTTACCAAACGTGGGGAAATCCACATTATTCAATGCGCTGACCAAAGCGGGCATTCAGGCAGCGAATTACCCGTTCTGCACGATTGAGCCGAATGTGGGCATCGTCCCCATGCCCGATCCGCGCTTGGACGCCTTGGCGGAGATCGTCAAGCCCATCAGGATTTTGCCGACCACGATGGAATTCGTGGACATAGCAGGCTTGGTGGCAGGCGCATCGCAGGGCGAAGGCTTGGGCAATAAGTTTCTGGCGCATATCCGCGAAACGGACGCCATTGCGCAAGTGGTACGTTGCTTTAATAACGACGACATTATTCACGTTGCAGGCAAGATTGACCCCGCCTCCGACATCGACACCATCAATACCGAGTTGGCGTTAGCGGATTTGGATACGGCGGAAAAGGCGGTGAATCGTCTGACCCGTTCGGCTAAATCCGGCAGTAAAGATTTGCTGGCGCAAAAAGTCTTGGCAGAACGCTTGTTTGCACACCTGTCTGAAGGGCATTCCGCGCGTTCGCTGGATATGACGGCGGAAGAGCGTGCCTTGGCAATCCGCGAATTCCACCTAATTACCATCAAACCGTTAATGTTCATTGCCAATGTTAGTGAAGAGGGCTTTGAAAACAACCCGTATCTGGATCAAGTTCGCGCCATTGCGGTACGTGAAAATGCCGTGGTGGTGCCGGTATGTGCGGAAATGGAATCCGAACTCTCGCAATTAGACGATGCGGAACGCGATGAGTTTTTGGCGGGTATGGGGCTGGATGAGCCGGGTTTGAACCGCGTGATTCGCGCGGGTTACGATTTGTTGGGCTTGCAGACCTATTTCACCGCAGGCGTGAAAGAAGTGCGGGCGTGGACGATTCCGAAAAATGCCACTGCGCCCCAAGCGGCAGGCGTGATTCATACCGATTTTGAACGCGGCTTTATCCGTGCGCAAACCATTGCGTATGAGGATTTCATTGCTTATAAAGGTGAGCAGGGTGCGAAAGAAGCCGGGAAAATGCGGGCGGAAGGCAAGGAATACATTGTGAAAGACGGCGATGTGTTGAACTTCCTGTTTAACGTGTAA
- a CDS encoding histidine phosphatase family protein, which translates to MTTTLTFLRHATAEDHNLPIPDEARRLIPKGHKQVQRIASFCQRHALLPTHLLCSPLVRALETAQGLREHLADCPKAVVVSWLAHGTDTQTALHALAALAANADNNIWLVGHEPEFSTLIAHLLGSPNSRIKVKKAGLIRLDVDITSGVGELQWNIPNALMK; encoded by the coding sequence ATGACAACTACCCTGACTTTTTTACGCCACGCCACTGCGGAAGATCACAACCTGCCGATTCCCGATGAAGCCCGCCGCCTCATCCCCAAAGGTCACAAGCAAGTGCAACGGATCGCCAGCTTTTGCCAACGCCACGCCTTACTGCCAACCCACTTGCTGTGCAGCCCACTGGTAAGGGCGTTGGAAACCGCGCAAGGTTTACGCGAACACTTAGCCGATTGCCCCAAAGCCGTCGTGGTGTCTTGGTTAGCGCATGGCACAGATACCCAAACCGCACTGCACGCACTGGCAGCCTTAGCCGCAAACGCTGACAATAATATTTGGCTGGTGGGTCATGAGCCGGAATTTTCAACCTTAATAGCCCACTTGCTAGGCAGCCCTAACAGCCGTATTAAAGTCAAAAAAGCCGGATTGATACGCTTGGACGTCGATATAACAAGCGGTGTCGGGGAACTCCAATGGAACATCCCCAACGCGCTGATGAAGTAG
- the recG gene encoding ATP-dependent DNA helicase RecG has translation MTEAAAPDFLQQPVTALRGVGDAVAEKLVRLGILRVADLLFHLPLRYQDRTRIYPIASLKVGQEVLVEGEIEYAEVVQRGRTMLLCYLNDGSGTLILRFFHFTSAQKYSLRKGVLLRCFGEVRQAGMKLEMAHPECHYLKADEHEPIANTLTPTYPTTEGLQQRSLRRLIDLALEHVEELPDLLPESVVKQHRFPPLAHELRKLHTPPSGSTVEGMRPYRLIFEELLAHQLGVQQARHELKRVQAHVMPETNHYWRQLLRTLPFAPTGAQNRVIAEITTDLQQTVPMNRLVQGDVGSGKTLVAVAAALHAIANGFQVALMAPTELLAEQHYQNLVRWLEPLGVETVYISGNQTPRQRRRKVENLLLGIGHIAVGTHALFQRTVEFLQLGLIIIDEQHRFGVHQRMALREKGKQGEHYPHQLVMTATPIPRTLAMTAYGDLDYSVIDELPPGRTPITTVALNNERRDEVIERISAACREGRQVYWVCTLIEESEALQCEAAEVTAAMLHERLPHVAVGLVHGRLHGSEKESMMRQFKLGEIQLLVATTVIEVGVDVPNASLMVIENAERMGLSQLHQLRGRVGRGSVASSCVLLYQHPLGKTARKRLDAMRTTTDGFMIADIDLELRGPGEVLGTRQTGDVRLRIASLLRDQHLLPAVQTAARDVVAHYPERVEALTQRWLQQPDGETATQFFQS, from the coding sequence ATGACTGAAGCCGCCGCACCCGATTTTTTACAGCAACCTGTGACTGCCCTGCGTGGGGTGGGCGATGCAGTCGCTGAAAAATTGGTGCGGCTCGGCATTTTGCGGGTGGCGGATTTGCTGTTTCACTTGCCGCTGCGCTATCAGGATCGCACCCGCATTTACCCCATCGCCAGCCTCAAAGTTGGGCAGGAAGTGCTGGTCGAAGGTGAAATCGAATACGCCGAAGTGGTGCAACGCGGGCGCACCATGTTGCTGTGCTACCTCAACGACGGCAGCGGCACCTTAATCCTACGCTTTTTCCACTTTACCTCTGCCCAGAAATACAGCTTGCGCAAAGGTGTGTTGCTGCGCTGTTTTGGCGAAGTGCGGCAAGCAGGCATGAAGCTGGAAATGGCGCACCCCGAATGCCATTACCTCAAAGCCGATGAACATGAACCGATTGCGAATACGCTTACGCCGACTTACCCCACGACTGAAGGTTTGCAACAACGTAGCTTGCGCCGCTTGATTGATTTGGCATTGGAGCATGTGGAAGAATTGCCCGATTTGCTGCCAGAAAGCGTGGTTAAGCAACACCGTTTTCCGCCGCTGGCGCACGAATTACGCAAATTGCACACGCCGCCGTCAGGTTCAACGGTGGAAGGAATGCGCCCGTACCGGCTAATTTTCGAGGAATTACTCGCGCACCAACTCGGTGTGCAACAAGCGCGGCACGAACTCAAGCGTGTGCAAGCGCACGTCATGCCCGAAACCAACCACTATTGGCGGCAATTGCTGCGCACCCTGCCCTTTGCCCCGACGGGCGCACAAAACCGCGTGATTGCTGAAATCACCACCGATTTGCAACAAACCGTGCCAATGAATCGCTTGGTGCAAGGCGATGTCGGTTCAGGCAAAACCTTGGTCGCCGTTGCCGCAGCATTACACGCGATTGCCAACGGTTTCCAAGTCGCGCTCATGGCTCCCACCGAATTGCTGGCGGAACAGCATTACCAAAACTTGGTGCGCTGGCTCGAACCGTTGGGGGTGGAAACCGTGTACATTTCCGGCAATCAAACCCCACGCCAACGCCGCCGCAAGGTGGAAAACCTGTTGCTGGGCATTGGGCATATTGCGGTCGGTACACACGCCTTGTTCCAACGCACGGTCGAATTCCTGCAACTGGGGCTGATCATTATCGACGAACAGCACCGCTTCGGCGTGCATCAGCGCATGGCCTTGCGCGAAAAAGGCAAGCAAGGCGAGCATTACCCGCACCAATTGGTCATGACGGCGACACCGATTCCGCGCACCTTGGCAATGACCGCTTACGGCGACCTGGATTATTCGGTGATTGATGAATTACCGCCGGGACGCACGCCGATTACCACCGTTGCCCTGAACAATGAGCGCCGCGATGAGGTGATTGAACGCATTTCAGCCGCGTGTCGCGAAGGTCGGCAGGTGTATTGGGTTTGCACCCTGATCGAAGAATCGGAAGCCTTGCAATGCGAAGCGGCAGAAGTCACTGCGGCGATGTTGCACGAACGCTTGCCACACGTTGCGGTGGGGCTGGTACACGGACGGCTGCACGGGTCGGAAAAGGAGAGCATGATGCGCCAGTTCAAGCTGGGGGAAATCCAGCTTTTGGTGGCAACGACGGTGATTGAGGTCGGAGTGGATGTGCCGAATGCGTCCTTGATGGTGATCGAAAACGCGGAACGCATGGGCTTGTCGCAATTGCACCAGTTACGTGGGCGGGTTGGGCGCGGCAGTGTGGCGAGTAGTTGCGTGCTGCTTTACCAGCATCCACTGGGTAAAACGGCACGGAAGCGGCTGGATGCGATGCGCACTACCACCGATGGTTTCATGATTGCGGATATTGATCTGGAATTGCGCGGCCCCGGCGAAGTGTTGGGCACGCGCCAGACGGGGGATGTGCGGCTGCGGATTGCGAGTTTGCTGCGTGATCAGCATTTGTTGCCAGCGGTACAAACGGCCGCGCGGGACGTGGTGGCGCATTACCCAGAGCGGGTGGAAGCGTTGACGCAACGTTGGTTGCAGCAGCCGGATGGCGAAACGGCGACGCAGTTTTTCCAGAGTTAA